The Streptococcus downei MFe28 DNA window TCCAGTGTAACGCCAGTAGCTTCTTTATACTTTTGAGCCTTGGCCTCGGTTTCTTCTAAAAATTGAGTCTGGTTGAAAATATTAATTTTCTTGGCGCCATCAAGGGCAGCCTGGACAATCAATGAGGTGGCGGCACCTCCACCACCGAGGATGGTCATGGTCTTACCAGCTATGGTAAAACCATCATTCTTTTCAAGAGCCTTGAAAAAGCCATAACCGTCGGTATTATAGCCAATCAGTCGTCCTTGACGATTAACAACCGTATTGACAGCCCCAATCAGCTCAGCAGCCTGGTCTAATTCATCTAAAAAAGGGATTACCACCTGCTTGTAAGGCATAGAGATGTTAATCCCAAACATGTCGTAACGACGGACATTTTGGACAGACTCTTCTAGGTCTTCCTCAGGAATGTCCCAAGCGACATAAACGCCGTTGATACCACTAGCATCAAAGGCATAGTTATGAATAAAAGGTGAAATCGAATGTCTAATTGGCCGAGCCACGACCGCGGCCATGCGAGTATGTCCATCAATCTGCATCAAGAATCTCCCTTACTTTAAACATATCTGCCAAACCGATTTGGCCAGGTGCACTTTCCTCATCAACGCTGGCAAAGGTCCAAGAGGAACCCATGAGATCACTAGCTAGGCGGGAAACCTGCCCCAATTTACCCATGGACATCGTCACATAGTCCTGCTCAGGATTGAGGACCTTGAAGCCTCTGGTAAAGTTCATCAAATCAAGAACATCTTGCTCATTTTCTGGCATGACAGCCACCTTGACCACACGAGGGGTCAGGCTGGTCAGCTCAGACAGGATACTCATGAGATTGTCAGGGGTTTCCTGAAAATTATGGTAGGAGAGTATCAGATTTGGAAATTCCAACATTTGCGAAAAGACAGCCTGATGGGAATAATATTCAAAGTCAATATAATCTGGATGATAGAGGGAAGAGACCTCCTTAATCAGGCTAACATACTCGTCATCGGATAGGGAAATCTGACCGCCCTCGGCCTGGGTTCTCAGGGTAAAGATAATTTCTCGACCTGGGAATTTTTCAAAAATTGCCGGAGCTACCTCAACAATGGCTTCCTTGGGTAAAAAGTCAGCCCGCCATTCGATAATATCGGCGTGGTCGTATTTGACAGCATCAAGCTGATTGGCCTCTTCCAAGGAAGTTGGCATTACGGGTACTACTATTTTCATATTTTACTACTCTACCTTTATTGTATATACTTTCAAATAATTACTGCTGGGGTCAGCCCTATTAACCCTAAAATCGGCAGGCAACTGTTTCAAATCTAGATAATGATGCTTACGACCAGAAAAACCTTTTTCTAACTGCTTTTTAAACTGACCCAGCGATAGATTAGCAGCATTGGTGGAGGCAACAATGGTCCCACCCGGCCTGAGAATGTCCAAGGCCTGGGCAATCAACTTGTGGTAATCCTTGGCAACGGAAAAAGTCTGCTTCTTGTTACGGGCAAAACTAGGTGGGTCAAGGATGATGATGTCATAGCTCAAGCCCTTGCGCTTGGCATATTTATAATAGTCAAAGACATCCATAACCAGCAAGCCATGCTGGTCCATGCTGAGACCGTTGGCCTGGAAATGAGCCTGAGACAGCTCTCGAGAGCGCTTGGCCAAATCGACCGAGGTCGTCTCCAGAGCCCCTCCCATGGCTGCTGCTACTGAAAAAGCAGCGGTATAGGAGAAGGTATTGAGAACCGACTTACCTAGTGCCAAGCCATCAACCAAGCTGGCTCTAACCTCGTGCTGGTCCAAGAAAATTCCCGTCATAAGGCCGTCATTGAGAAATACCCTGTAGCTGACCCCATTTTCTAGGATAGTAAAAGTCTCAGGTGCTTCTTGACCATAGAGATGGGCCGATTGGTAATCCAGCCCCTGAAAACGAATCTTTTCATAGGCACCGACCAGATCTGGATAGACTTCCTGAAAGGCCTCAACAATCACAGGCTTCAGGCTATAAATATAGGCATTGTACCAGGAAAAAAGGGCATAATCCCCATATCGGTCAATACTTAAACCACCAAGATTATCCCCGTCTTGGTTAAAAAGACGGTAGGCGGTGGTCAAGTCATCATTTTCATAGGCCCGACGCTGGTCTCTAGCCTTTTCAAAAAGACTGATAAAGAAAGGCTTATCTAATTGGACCTCTTTTCGGGAGACCAGCCATCCAATTCCCTTATTTTGCTGAGAAAGATAGGCTGTCCCCAAAAATTTCTGCTTGGCATTATAAAGGCCAAGCACTTGGTCGGTCATGGAAAAATCACTAAAATCCTGTCCCTGAAGGAGTTGGATTCCACGATTGATTTTCTTTTCAACCAAGGCATCCACAATAAGCTTATTCATATTAAATATTGTACCAGAAATTGTCTGAACTTTCTACCTCGTTCCCAGTCCAAATTTTATTTTGTGGTATAATGTAAATTAGATTTTTTCTGAAATTATTTTTATCGAGGATATGAAATGAAAAAGTACTTAAGTCCCTTTAGAAAAATGGGCAAAATCATCAATACACGCCTAGGTTTTGTTTTACTCTTGCTCTTTTTTTATTGGATTAAGACCCTCTGGGCCTATAGCGTTGACTTCAATCTCGACCTAGAGAATACGGCACAGACCATCGTTGCCATTTTCAATCCCTTGCCGCTGGGACTTTTGCTTTTGGGGCTTCCTCTCTACTTCAAAAAGAGTAAGATTTTTTATCCCCTAGAAATTCTCATTTATCTGATTCTGAATATCCTGATTATCAGTAACGCCATTTATTTTAGGGAATTTACTGATTTTATCACCGTAAACACGCTGATGGCTAGTTCTAAGTCAGCAGCTGGTCTAGGAGATACGGCAGGCAACTTGATTGAGCTAACCGACCTCTTCTTCCTGATTGATTTGCTGGTCTTTGTTCCTCTGCTCTTCTTCAAGAAGATGAAATCGGATAAGCGACCCTTCAATAAGCGGGCCAGCTTTGCGGTTACAGCCCTATCAGCCCTCCTCTTTTCTGCCAACCTCTTTGTGGCCGAAACCATTCGTCCCCAATTATTGACTCGGGGATTTGCCAACTATTACGTGGTCAGAGGGATTGGACTTCCAGCCTTTATGACCTATAGCGCTAATCAAACCTATCAGGCCCACCGAGAAAGAAGCGCTGCAACTGCTGGTGACCTCAAGAAGGTTGATACCTATGTCAAAAAGAATTACGCCGCCCCTAACAGCAAATACTTTGGTATCGCTAAGGGTCGTAATGTCATCGTCATTCACCTTGAGAGTTTCCAACAATTTCTCCTCGATTACAAGCTAAAATCAGATGACAAGGAATACGAAGTTACGCCCTTCCTAAATTCCCTCTATCACTCCAAGTCCTCTATCGCCTTCTCTAATTTCTTTAACCAAGTAAAAAATGGGAAGACCTCGGACGCCGAGACCATGATGGAAAACTCCCTCTATGGTCTTAATAACGGTTCCTACATGGTTAACTACGGTGGTGATAATACCGCCTATGCGACACCTTCCATCCTCGCCCAAAAGGGTGGCTACACCAGTGCCGTCTTTCACGGTAATACCGGAAGTTTCTGGAACCGCAATAATACCTATAAACAATGGGGTTACAACTACTTCTTCGACTCTACCTACTTCGAAAAGCAAGATGATTCCAACTCCTTTCAGTATGGGCTCAATGACAAGTACCTCTTCAAGGACTCCATCAAGTACCTAGAGCAGATGCAACAGCCCTTCTATACCAAGTTTATTACCGTATCCAACCACTACCCCTACACCAGCCTCAATGGCGACAAGAAGGAGCTCGGTTTCCCTCTAGCAGATACCAAGGATGACACGGTTAATGGCTACTTTGCCACAGCCAACTACCTTGACTCAGCCCTCAAATCCTTCTTTGATTACCTCAAGTCCAGCGGTCTCTATGATAACTCTATCATCGTTCTCTATGGCGACCACTACGGTATTTCTAATGACCGTAATACCAGCCTGGCTCCACTCTTAGGTAAGGATGCCGAGACCTGGTCTGACTACAATAATGCCATGATGCAGAAGGTCCCTTATATCATCAATATTCCGGGCTATACCGATGGCTTTATCAGCGATACCTATGGGGGTGAAATTGACTCCCTACCAACCCTGCTGCACCTCCTCGGAATTGATACCAAGGGTTACCTACAAATGGGACAAGACCTACTGTCACCACAAAATGATAATCTAGTGCCCCTGCGGACTTCTGGTTACTTCATTAGTCCAACCTATACTAGCTATGGTGGCAAGGTTTATTACACCCAAACTGGTCAAGAAATTACAGCACCAAATGCCCAAACTAAGGCTGACCTTGATAAGCTCAAGGATGCGGCAGCTGCTCAACTGTCTAATAGTGATGCTATTCAAACAGGAGACCTACTCAGGTTTGCTACCATTCCAGGCCTAAGCAAGACAGATTCCAGCCAGTACAATTACAACGGCGCCCTGAAGCAGATGGAAAAAATCAGTAAGAACAAGGGTGATAAGTCAACCAGTCTCTACCACAAAAAAGGAGACCAATCAACAGAGGATCTCTATCAGGCCAAGTCCTATGAAGAAATCCACGGTAGCTCTGATTCCTCCTCATCCAGCTCCAAGTAGGTCTGGAAGAAAGCAGATAGAATACAAATAAGCTGAGATTGAAAGTCTCAGCTTATTTTTTACCGTCAAAAATCTGACCCCTCTACAAAAGTGAAACAAATCAAAAAAGACCCCTACCATATAAATTGATGGTAGGGGAATACTTAGCTTAATGACATTGTACATTCTAGAGGGTCTTTGCTCTTATTTCTAGCTCTTAGGATCTAAGGATTTATGGAGCTCCCTAATTCTAGCCCAAAATCGGTCTTCAAGCTTAAGCTCCTTCTAAAAAGGAAGACTTAGAAGCAGAAAACTTGAGAAAAAATTAGTCAGAGCATGAATGAGCCAACCATAGATAATACTCCCATCTGCCTTCTTAGCCATCAACCAGCCCAAAGCGTAGGCCACACCAGCTGTCAAAAGAAAGACCAGAAAGGCTGCTAAAAGATTGTACTTGGCCAAAGCCAAGGTATGAAGGCTACCGAAGAGCAAG harbors:
- a CDS encoding shikimate dehydrogenase, with protein sequence MQIDGHTRMAAVVARPIRHSISPFIHNYAFDASGINGVYVAWDIPEEDLEESVQNVRRYDMFGINISMPYKQVVIPFLDELDQAAELIGAVNTVVNRQGRLIGYNTDGYGFFKALEKNDGFTIAGKTMTILGGGGAATSLIVQAALDGAKKINIFNQTQFLEETEAKAQKYKEATGVTLEVFPVENQDLIQEKILESQLLVNATSVGMDGKSMVLADDTELPAGLRVADTIYQPFETSFLAYARSKGLKASNGLGMLLYQAAKSFQLWTGSQMPTDAIWQELEKRYDV
- the aroD gene encoding type I 3-dehydroquinate dehydratase; amino-acid sequence: MKIVVPVMPTSLEEANQLDAVKYDHADIIEWRADFLPKEAIVEVAPAIFEKFPGREIIFTLRTQAEGGQISLSDDEYVSLIKEVSSLYHPDYIDFEYYSHQAVFSQMLEFPNLILSYHNFQETPDNLMSILSELTSLTPRVVKVAVMPENEQDVLDLMNFTRGFKVLNPEQDYVTMSMGKLGQVSRLASDLMGSSWTFASVDEESAPGQIGLADMFKVREILDAD
- a CDS encoding class I SAM-dependent rRNA methyltransferase codes for the protein MNKLIVDALVEKKINRGIQLLQGQDFSDFSMTDQVLGLYNAKQKFLGTAYLSQQNKGIGWLVSRKEVQLDKPFFISLFEKARDQRRAYENDDLTTAYRLFNQDGDNLGGLSIDRYGDYALFSWYNAYIYSLKPVIVEAFQEVYPDLVGAYEKIRFQGLDYQSAHLYGQEAPETFTILENGVSYRVFLNDGLMTGIFLDQHEVRASLVDGLALGKSVLNTFSYTAAFSVAAAMGGALETTSVDLAKRSRELSQAHFQANGLSMDQHGLLVMDVFDYYKYAKRKGLSYDIIILDPPSFARNKKQTFSVAKDYHKLIAQALDILRPGGTIVASTNAANLSLGQFKKQLEKGFSGRKHHYLDLKQLPADFRVNRADPSSNYLKVYTIKVE
- a CDS encoding LTA synthase family protein, encoding MKKYLSPFRKMGKIINTRLGFVLLLLFFYWIKTLWAYSVDFNLDLENTAQTIVAIFNPLPLGLLLLGLPLYFKKSKIFYPLEILIYLILNILIISNAIYFREFTDFITVNTLMASSKSAAGLGDTAGNLIELTDLFFLIDLLVFVPLLFFKKMKSDKRPFNKRASFAVTALSALLFSANLFVAETIRPQLLTRGFANYYVVRGIGLPAFMTYSANQTYQAHRERSAATAGDLKKVDTYVKKNYAAPNSKYFGIAKGRNVIVIHLESFQQFLLDYKLKSDDKEYEVTPFLNSLYHSKSSIAFSNFFNQVKNGKTSDAETMMENSLYGLNNGSYMVNYGGDNTAYATPSILAQKGGYTSAVFHGNTGSFWNRNNTYKQWGYNYFFDSTYFEKQDDSNSFQYGLNDKYLFKDSIKYLEQMQQPFYTKFITVSNHYPYTSLNGDKKELGFPLADTKDDTVNGYFATANYLDSALKSFFDYLKSSGLYDNSIIVLYGDHYGISNDRNTSLAPLLGKDAETWSDYNNAMMQKVPYIINIPGYTDGFISDTYGGEIDSLPTLLHLLGIDTKGYLQMGQDLLSPQNDNLVPLRTSGYFISPTYTSYGGKVYYTQTGQEITAPNAQTKADLDKLKDAAAAQLSNSDAIQTGDLLRFATIPGLSKTDSSQYNYNGALKQMEKISKNKGDKSTSLYHKKGDQSTEDLYQAKSYEEIHGSSDSSSSSSK